In Vibrio alfacsensis, the following proteins share a genomic window:
- the ppsA gene encoding phosphoenolpyruvate synthase → MQKNTLWFNGLSMDDVDKVGGKNASLGEMVSNLANVGVSVPNGFATTSFAFNQFLDHDGLDERIHQLLDELNVEDVEALRKTGATIRQWVLDAPFPAELEQEIRENYQELTDNHPEISVAVRSSATAEDLPDASFAGQQETFLNVKGINAVLEATKHVYASLFNDRAISYRVHQGFNHRGISLSAGIQRMVRSDKASSGVMFTLDTESGFDQVVFITSSWGLGEMVVQGAVNPDEFYVHKPMLEAGQHPIVKKTFGSKQIKMIYANSQEIGKQVEIIDTSAEERNTFSLNDDEIKELAKQAMIIEKHYQRPMDIEWAKDGIDGKLYIVQARPETVCSQTEQSVIERYELNNKAEVLVEGRAIGQRIGKGPVRLVDSLDQMSLVQNGDVLVTDMTDPDWEPVMKKASAIVTNRGGRTCHAAIIARELGIPAIVGCGDATSKLTDGETVTVSCAEGETGYVYQGDLDFEIKRSAVDELPLLPTKVMMNVGNPDRAFDFAQIPNEGVGLARLEFIINKMIGIHPKALLNFDAQSDELKAEITERIRGYKDPIDFYVSKLTEGISTIASAFWPKRVIVRMSDFKSNEYSNLVGGQGYEPHEENPMLGFRGASRYISPVFEDCFELETQAIKRVRNEMGLKNVEIMIPFVRTPSEAASVIDLLAKFDLRRGDQGLKVIMMCELPSNAVLAEEFLKYFDGFSIGSNDMTQLTLGLDRDSGDVAHLFDERNPAVKAMLKMAIDAATKAGKYVGICGQGPSDHDDLAEWLMEQGISSVSLNPDTVIDTWLKLGKVSK, encoded by the coding sequence ATGCAAAAGAACACCCTCTGGTTCAATGGTCTATCCATGGATGATGTCGACAAAGTCGGCGGTAAAAACGCGTCACTTGGCGAAATGGTTTCTAACCTAGCTAATGTCGGTGTTTCTGTTCCCAACGGTTTTGCGACTACCTCGTTCGCGTTTAACCAATTCCTTGATCATGATGGTTTGGATGAACGGATCCACCAACTACTCGATGAACTGAATGTTGAAGATGTTGAAGCCCTGCGCAAGACTGGTGCTACCATCCGTCAATGGGTATTAGACGCCCCTTTCCCTGCGGAATTAGAACAAGAAATTCGCGAGAACTATCAAGAACTCACAGACAATCACCCGGAGATTTCGGTTGCGGTTCGCTCCTCAGCAACGGCAGAGGATCTCCCTGATGCCTCTTTTGCCGGTCAACAAGAGACATTCCTAAACGTAAAAGGCATTAATGCTGTTTTAGAAGCAACCAAACATGTATACGCATCGCTGTTCAACGATCGCGCTATTTCTTACCGTGTTCACCAAGGCTTTAATCACCGTGGTATTTCGTTATCAGCGGGTATTCAGCGTATGGTGCGCTCAGACAAAGCCTCTTCCGGCGTCATGTTCACCCTAGATACCGAATCTGGCTTCGATCAAGTGGTGTTCATCACCTCTTCTTGGGGCTTGGGTGAAATGGTGGTGCAAGGCGCAGTAAACCCAGATGAGTTTTATGTTCACAAGCCAATGCTTGAAGCGGGTCAGCACCCTATCGTAAAGAAAACTTTTGGTTCGAAACAGATCAAAATGATCTACGCCAACAGTCAAGAAATCGGTAAACAAGTTGAGATCATCGATACGTCGGCGGAAGAACGTAATACTTTTTCTTTAAACGACGATGAGATCAAAGAACTAGCAAAACAAGCGATGATCATCGAAAAGCACTATCAACGTCCGATGGATATTGAGTGGGCGAAAGATGGTATCGATGGCAAACTATACATAGTGCAAGCCCGCCCAGAAACCGTGTGCTCTCAAACTGAACAAAGCGTGATTGAACGTTATGAACTCAACAATAAAGCAGAGGTATTGGTTGAGGGGCGCGCTATTGGCCAACGCATTGGAAAAGGTCCTGTTCGCTTGGTTGATTCGCTAGACCAAATGTCACTGGTGCAAAATGGCGATGTGCTCGTCACAGATATGACTGACCCAGATTGGGAACCTGTGATGAAAAAAGCCTCTGCCATCGTTACCAACCGCGGTGGCCGCACTTGCCACGCCGCGATCATCGCACGTGAACTTGGTATTCCAGCTATCGTTGGTTGTGGTGACGCCACTAGCAAGTTAACGGATGGAGAGACGGTGACTGTGTCTTGTGCTGAAGGGGAAACGGGCTATGTTTACCAAGGCGATCTAGACTTTGAGATCAAACGCTCTGCTGTTGATGAGCTGCCGTTGCTGCCAACTAAAGTAATGATGAACGTAGGTAACCCAGATCGTGCATTCGACTTTGCTCAGATTCCAAACGAAGGCGTCGGCTTAGCGCGCCTTGAATTTATCATTAACAAGATGATAGGTATTCACCCGAAAGCTCTGCTGAACTTCGATGCACAAAGCGATGAGCTAAAAGCAGAAATCACTGAGCGCATCCGTGGTTACAAAGACCCGATTGATTTTTACGTCAGCAAGCTAACAGAAGGCATCTCAACCATTGCGTCTGCATTCTGGCCAAAGCGTGTGATCGTGCGTATGTCTGATTTTAAATCGAACGAATACAGTAACTTGGTTGGCGGTCAAGGTTATGAGCCACATGAAGAGAACCCAATGCTGGGCTTCCGTGGGGCTTCTCGTTACATTTCTCCAGTGTTTGAAGACTGTTTTGAACTAGAAACCCAAGCGATCAAACGCGTTCGTAATGAGATGGGGCTGAAGAACGTTGAAATCATGATCCCATTCGTGCGCACTCCAAGCGAAGCGGCATCCGTTATCGACTTGCTTGCGAAATTTGATCTGCGCCGTGGCGATCAAGGCCTGAAAGTGATCATGATGTGTGAACTGCCGTCCAACGCAGTACTTGCAGAAGAATTCTTGAAGTACTTCGATGGCTTCTCGATTGGCTCAAACGACATGACTCAGCTAACTCTTGGTCTTGACCGCGATTCCGGTGATGTCGCTCACCTATTCGATGAGCGCAACCCAGCGGTGAAAGCCATGCTGAAAATGGCGATTGATGCTGCCACCAAAGCTGGCAAATACGTTGGTATCTGTGGTCAAGGTCCATCCGATCACGATGACCTTGCAGAATGGCTAATGGAACAAGGCATCAGCTCCGTTTCACTTAACCCAGACACGGTTATCGATACTTGGTTAAAGCTAGGTAAAGTGAGTAAGTAG